A genome region from Thermoanaerobacterium xylanolyticum LX-11 includes the following:
- the acpP gene encoding acyl carrier protein: MEFEKIRDIIVEQLGVDPEEVTMESSFIDDLGADSLDIVELIMALEEEFDVEIPDEDAEKIKTVGDVVEYLKNLEK, encoded by the coding sequence ATGGAGTTTGAAAAGATTAGGGACATAATTGTTGAACAATTAGGGGTAGATCCAGAAGAAGTCACTATGGAGTCATCTTTTATAGATGATCTTGGAGCAGATTCACTTGATATAGTTGAATTAATCATGGCGCTTGAGGAAGAATTTGATGTCGAAATTCCTGATGAAGATGCAGAAAAAATTAAGACAGTTGGTGATGTAGTAGAATATTTAAAAAATCTTGAAAAGTAA